A region from the Metarhizium brunneum chromosome 7, complete sequence genome encodes:
- the gloL_7 gene encoding Highly reducing polyketide synthase gloL, with protein MAVHSPNNRIVAHEKAQKNNGDGQIYNHSHDPMPFEPVAIIGMAMRLPGRVRNENDFWNLLSRKKSGLCEAPKDRLNIHGFYDSFGHVGTTPINRGYFLEDVDIQQFDTTVFPIPRAQLERLDPSQRQLLQVAYECFENAGISSWRGSSVGCYVGEFGEDWADVNAKEPQHKGGYRATGFGDFAMSNRVSYEFDLRGPSMTVKTACSSSLVCLDLACLAIRNGECDSALVGGTSLMFSPTTWIALNDMGLLSPMGQCRTFDAEADSYARGEAVNMILVKKLTYALRDKDPIRAVIRGIGVNSDGRTPGMLTPSPLAQAALIRRIYAAAGIKDLSETAIVECHGTGTPVGDPLEAQAVADCFGDDGIVITSVKPNVGHSEGAAGLTSLIKNVLVLEHGTILPNINFETPNPKIPFEERKLHVPTELESWPKRRAERVSVNSFGTGGVNAHVIIESPKQFGITSQACIQHMSKGTESVKNFHGAIKSGTVPSVVPIPNNSFTTNGTDGNDSPTNSALPNGPITNRAPTAESLTNSAVTKGATARSGCVTSLTRWLTGGDTVLTEPSLWLAVMAQVLTSLRSKPSNISLAAPR; from the exons ATGGCGGTTCATAGTCCTAATAATAGGATAGTCGCCCATGAAAAAGCGCAGAAAAacaacggcgacggccaaaTATACAACCATAGCCATGATCCTATGCCTTTCGAACCAGTCGCCATTATTGGTATGGCGATGCGCCTCCCCGGGCGTGTAAGGAATGAAAATGACTTCTGGAACCTTCTTTCCCGCAAGAAAAGCGGGCTTTGTGAAGCCCCTAAAGACCGGTTAAATATTCACGGGTTTTACGATTCATTTGGTCACGTTGGAACCACTCCAATCAACCGGGGATACTTCCTGGAAGACGTGGATATCCAGCAGTTCGACACGACCGTTTTCCCAATACCCAGGGCGCAGCTGGAGCGTCTGGATCCTTCCCAACGGCAACTCCTCCAAGTAGCATATGAATGTTTCGAAAACGCTGGCATATCTTCGTGGCGTGGTAGCAGTGTTGGATGCTATGTGGGCGAATTTGGAGAGGACTGGGCTGATGTGAATGCCAAAGAGCCGCAGCACAAGGGTGGTTACCGCGCTACCGGGTTCGGGGATTTTGCCATGAGCAACAGAGTCTCGTATGAGTTTGACCTACGCGGCCCCAGCATGACGGTGAAGACGGCTTGTTCGTCATCGCTCGTTTGCCTTGATCTCGCATGTCTCGCAATCCGGAATGGCGAGTGCGATAGTGCGCTGGTGGGAGGCACTAGCTTGATGTTCTCGCCAACTACATGGATAGCCCTCAATGACATGGGACTACTCTCGCCGATGGGTCAGTGCCGGACGTTTGATGCTGAAGCAGACAGTTATGCTCGCGGCGAGGCTGTCAACATGATACTGGTTAAGAAACTCACCTACGCCTTGCGAGACAAAGACCCTATCCGGGCAGTTATTCGCGGGATTGGAGTGAACAGCGATGGCCGGACGCCTGGTATGCTTACCCCGAGTCCTCTTGCACAAGCGGCCTTGATACGTCGCATATACGCTGCCGCTGGCATTAAAGACTTGTCAGAAACGGCCATAGTTGAGTGCCATGGCACAGGTACCCCTGTTGGCGATCCGTTGGAGGCCCAAGCTGTGGCGGATTGCTTCGGCGATGACGGTATCGTTATTACGTCA GTCAAACCCAATGTCGGTCATTCAGAAGGCGCTGCAGGATTGACGAGTTTGATCAAGAATGTTCTGGTTCTGGAGCATGGCACGATACTGCCGAACATCAACTTTGAAACGCCAAACCCAAAGA TCCCTTTTGAGGAGCGCAAACTCCATGTTCCTACGGAGCTGGAGTCATGGCCTAAACGACGTGCGGAAAGAGTGAGTGTAAACTCATTCGGTACAGGGGGTGTTAATGCACAT GTCATCATCGAATCGCCGAAGCAATTTGGCATCACATCGCAAGCATGTATTCAGC ATATGAGCAAAGGAACTGAAAGTGTAAAAAACTTCCATGGTGCTATTAAGAGCGGCACTGTTCCCTCCGTGGTACCTATTCCaaataatagttttactACCAACGGTACTGATGGCAATGATTCGCCTACGAACAGCGCTCTTCCTAATGGTCCCATCACCAACCGTGCTCCTACAGCTGAGTCTCTTACTAACAGCGCTGTTACTAAGGGTGCTACAGCAAGGTCAGGCTGCGTGACCTCGCTTACACGCTGGCTAACAGGCGGGGACACCGTCCTCACCGAGCCTTCGCTGTGGCTGGCAGTGATGGCCCAAGTCTTAACATCTCTACGAAGCAAACCATCAAATATCAGTCTGGCTGCACCAAGGTAG
- the gloL_6 gene encoding Highly reducing polyketide synthase gloL, translated as MPDVALGHSSGEIAAAYASGAISAEAAMATATFRGSSNVSTDQKGSVAATGLGQRDVSSYLVPGVAMACHKSQSSTTISGDTDAVNEVVQRLKAEQPGVLARLLRVDNTYHSHHMLQYGQSYEEQIMPYVCSRDPLVAQHSSVTWALTSGSRVSREWRFRKHPPHELLGNRIVETAANEPVWRNSLALEDVPWLAGHEVNGQIVLPAAGYIAMVGEALLQLHEVVHESHETTFSIKNLHIASARILKMNSTVELITSLKPIMIDASETTTWYQFAISSFDGTR; from the exons ATGCCAGACGTCGCCTTGGGGCATTCATCTGGTGAGATAGCTGCCGCGTACGCCAGCGGCGCCATCTCGGCAGAGGCTGCCATGGCTACTGCAACATTCCGCGGTTCCAGCAATGTATCGACGGACCAGAAAGGTTCCGTGGCTGCCACAGGACTCGGCCAGCGCGATGTATCGTCGTATCTAGTGCCTGGAGTGGCCATGGCATGTCATAAAAGCCAATCGAGCACCACTATATCCGGTGATAcagacgccgtcaacgagGTCGTCCAGAGACTCAAGGCTGAGCAACCCGGAGTGTTGGCCCGGTTGCTACGGGTGGACAATACATATCACTCTCATCACATGCTTCAGTACGGACAGTCTTATGAAGAGCAAATTATGCCATATGTCTGCAGTCGTGATCCCTTGGTGGCACAACATTCGTCTGTCACATGGGCACTCACCTCAGGG TCAAGAGTCTCCCGCGAGTGGAGGTTTCGAAAACATCCTCCGCATGAGCTTCTCGGGAATAGGATCGTCGAGACGGCAGCCAACGAACCTGTTTGGAGGAATTCCCTCGCCCTTGAAGATGTACCCTGGTTGGCCGGACACGAGGTCAATGGACAGATTGTGCTTCCTGCCGCCGGGTACATCGCCATGGTCGGAGAGGCTCTTCTGCAACTTCACGAGGTAGTACATGAGAGCCATGAAACCACTTTCAGCATCAAAAACTTACACATCGCCTCGGCGAGGATACTCAAGATGAACAGTACCGTAGAGCTCATCACCAGTCTGAAGCCTATCATGATTGACGCGTCTGAGACCACCACATGGTATCAGTTTGCAATCAGTTCCTTTGATGGAACGAGGTGA
- the TRYP_21 gene encoding Trypsin — translation MAVAAVIAMLAAQTATALPLSGEGPTVKIVNGQPAAPGKYPYIVALLPREGAPNFCGGTIINQNTVLTAAHCCQGMPQNAVVRAGSYNRLSGGKISRVVSQSIHPQFTPEPLDNDVCTLKISPNIQESQSIKYAKLPQQGSDLEDGTPVMVAGWGNLEQDGQSPDDLQEVALTTVGRAQCQNMIQQQVPQAQPITQNVVCAGAQAKDACNGDSGGPLVQGDTLVGVVSYGYGCARQGVPGVYARVGNKVNFIQGQGTQSPGDGGGEVDDSGDTPPQGPGGQPRPPPPTLPTGPGGQPRPPFLGPGSPPINPPPPTLPTGPGGGQPPFLGPGSPPIYPPPPTLPTSPGGGQPPFTGGNVPPILSPSLEGVSPFLPPGFLDGAEEVTVTTAPISEIA, via the exons ATGGCTGTTGCAGCCGTCATTGCCATGCTGGCAGCGCAAACGGCGACTGCACTGCCGCTATCAGGAGAAGGGCCTACTGTCAAAATTGTGAATGGACAACCCGCCGCTCCGGGTAAATATCCTTACATTGTTGCTTTATTGCCTAGAGAAGGTGCTCCAAATTTTTGCGGCGGCACGATTATAAATCAGAATACCGTTCTCACAGCCGCTCATTGTTGTCAGGGCATGCCTCAAAATGCCGTGGTTCGCGCTGGATCATAT aATCGCTTAAGTGGCGGCAAAATCTCTAGGGTGGTATCTCAAAGTATACACCCTCAGTTTACCCCTGAACCACTTGATAACGATGTTTGCACCTTGAAAATATCACCAAACATCCAAGAAAGCCAGTCAATTAAATATGCCAAGCTTCCGCAGCAGGGCTCCGACCTCGAAGACGGCACCCCAGTAATGGTAGCTGGTTG GGGCAACTTGGAACAGGACGGTCAATCTCCCGACGATTTGCAAGAAGTCGCGCTTACTACAGTAGGCCGCGCCCAGTGCCAAAATATGATCCAACAACAGGTACCGCAGGCGCAGCCAATCACCCAAAATGTGGTTTGCGCAGGAGCACAGGCCAAGGATGCTTGCAATGGAGACAGTGGCGGCCCGCTTGTTCAAGGCGATACGCTTGTTGGTGTAGTTTCGTATGGCTATGGTTGTGCCAGGCAGGGAGTTCCTGGCGTTTACGCCAGAGTGGGTAACAAAGTTAACTTTATTCAAGGTCAAGGTACCCAGTCGcctggtgacggcggcggtgaggTCGATGATTCTGGTGACACACCGCCTCAAGGCCCGGGAGGACAGCCTAggccgccaccgccaactCTACCGACTGGCCCGGGAGGACAGCCCAGGCCGCCATTTCTAGGGCCTGGCTCGCCGCCTATTAATCCGCCACCGCCAACTCTACCGACTGGCCCGGGTGGAGGACAGCCGCCATTTCTAGGGCCTGGCTCGCCGCCTATTTATCCGCCACCGCCAACTCTGCCGACTAGCCCGGGTGGAGGACAGCCGCCATTTACAGGCGGAAACGTGCCGCCAATCTTATCGCCTAGCCTAGAGGGAGTCTCGCCATTCCTGCCGCCTGGATTCCTCGATGGTGCGGAAGAAGTTACGGTAACTACAGCACCAATCTCAGAAATAGCATAG